The sequence below is a genomic window from Candidatus Limnocylindria bacterium.
GGTCTACCAGGACTGCCCGGCCGTGCTCGAGCAGCTGGTCGCCTCCGGCCACGAGCTGTACTTCATCACCGCGCGCGCCGAGCGCCGGCGGATGATCACCGAGACCTGGCTGCGCGAGAAAGGGCTCTTCGACTACGCGAAGGCCGTGCACCTCAAGCCGCACGGGGAGTTCACGCCCGACTATCCACGTGGGCGGTACGACCCTCACGGCTCGGCGCGGTACAAGACGCGACTCGCCCAGGAGCTGCGCCTCGACGCGTTCTGCGAGGACGATGACCTGATCTCGCGCAGCCTGGCCGAAGCCGGCGTACGCGTCTTCCTGTTCGACCATCCGTGGAACCGCGAGGTCGAGCATCCCCTCGTCACCCGCGTGCAGGGTTGGTCCGAGGTCCCCGACCTGCTCGCCGCATGACGAAGCCCGTCACCTTCTATTTGGTGCGTCACGGCGAGAGCGAGTTCAACGCTGCGCGCCGCTTCGCCGGGCGCACCGATAGTCCGCTCACCGAGCTCGGCCGGCGGCAAGCCGTGGCGGTCGCGGAAGCGTTGTCGCATGTCCGTTTCGACCGGATCGTGTCGAGCCCGTTGTCGCGGTGCCGTGACACGGCGCTCGTCATCGCTCGCGGGCAGCAATTGCCGGTCGACCTCGAGCCCGATCTGGTGGAGATCGACGTCGGGGAGAAGACCGGTACCCCGTTCGACGAGGTCGCGGGCCTGCCAGGGTACGAGGACGGCTTCGTCGCGTGGCCACGCGGCGAGACGCTCGAGCAGGTGCTGTCGCGCGCGCACGGGGTGATCACGCGCGTCGCGGCCCAAAGCGCGGGTCAGCGCGTTCTCATCGTCGGCCACGGCGGCGTCACGCGCATCCTCATGAGCCATTTCCTCGGCCTGCTGCCGCGTCTCGATAAGAGCCCTGCGACGAACACCAACGTCAGCGTCGTCGTGAGCGACGGATTCACGCATCGGGTGGAACGGTTGTTCACCGATGCGCACCTCGTTTAGGCTTCGCCCGTGCCCGTGACAGCCAAGGATCTCGCATCGCGGATCCGCGACATCCCCGACTTCCCGAAGCCGGGCATCCTGTTCAAGGACATCACGACGCTCCTCAAGGACGGCGACTCGTTCAAGGCCGCTGTCGACGGGCTCATGGAGCGCATCGGCACGCGCGACGTCGACGTGGTGGTGGGCATGGAATCCCGCGGCTTCATCTTCGGCGCCCCCATCGCGTACAACCTCGGCGTCGGCTTCGTGCCGGTCCGCAAGCTCGGCAAGCTCCCGGCCGACGTGGTGAGCGTCGAATACGACCTCGAATACGGCTCGGCCACGCTCGAGATGCACAGGGACGCGATCAAGCCCGGTGCCAAGGTGTTGATCATCGACGACCTGCTCGCGACCGGCGGCACGGTCGCCGGCACGATCGAGCTCGTGAAGCAGCTCAAAGGTGAGATCGTGGCGCTCGCGTTCCTCATCGAACTCGTGGCGCTCAAAGGACGAAACAAGCTCGCGGGCTACGACATAGTTACACTCATACAGGCATAGCCACCCGGCGACCGGCGGAGGCCCGCTTGGTCCTTTCCACTAAGAAGGAGGACCGATGACCGCGGCCCCGTTGCTTCCAGAGATCCGCCTCGAAGATCAGCCCTCGGCCGAGAGCGCGCGCGCATTCTTCCAGCGTGACCGCCTCATGTCCGCATACGCGCTCGCGGATATCGACGCGGCGGAGATCGAGAAGGCGCGTTGGTGGACCGCCACGCGCGGTGACGTGGTCGTCGCGTGCGCTCTTGTGGTCGAAGCGCTGCCGTTCCGTCCGTGCTTCGCCACCGGCGAGAGCGAGGCGCTTGTCACGATCTTCCGCGACGGCATCCGCGAGCCGCGCATCGTCGTGGCGACGCCGCCATCTGGCCGGCTCGCCGTCGAGAGCGTGTACCGCTTCGAGCGCGTCGAGAAGATGCATCGCATGGCCGTCTCCGTCGCGACGTTCCGCCCGCGCGTGACCCACGGTGTCACGCGCCTCGGTCCGCAGCATCTCGACGACGTCATCGATCTCTACGGCCACGCCTCGCGCACGTACTTCACCGAGGCGCGCCTCGAGCGCGAGATCTACTTCGGCGTCTACATCGGAAGTACGCTCGTCTCCGCCGCGGGGACGCACGTGCGCTCGCGACTTTCCAACATCGCGGCCGTCGGCAATGTCCTGACCCGCATCGCGTACCGCGACCGGGGCATGGCCACGACGGTCACGTCCGCGGTGACCGAGGCCGCGCTGGAGCAGCACCGCGACGTCGTGCTCAACGTGCGGCAGGACAACGCGCCGGCGATCGCGGTCTACGACCGCCTCGGCTACCACGTTCACGGACCGTTCATCGAAGGCCCGGCGGTGCGTCGCTCGGCCTGGGATCGGATCCTGGGGAGGATGAAGTGACCACCACGACAACACCGCGTCATGACGTCGTCGACATCGGGCTGGCTGAGATCGGCTCTCGCCGCGTCGAGTGGGCCGGGCGTGAGATGCCGGTGCTCGCCGGCATCGCCAAGCGGATGGCGAAGGAGCGGCCGTTCGCGGGACTCCGCATCGCCGCCTGCCTTCACGTGACCACCGAAACGGCGAACCTCGCCATCGCGCTCCGCGATGCGGGAGCCAGCGTCGCGCTCTGCGCGTCGAACCCCCTGTCGACGCAGGACGACGCCGCCGCGGCGCTCGTCGCGAACGAGGGGATCGCGGTGTTCGCACGCAAGGGTGAGGATCGCGATACCTACTTCCGGCACATCAACGCTGTCCTCGAGACGAAGCCGCAGATAACGATGGATGACGGCGCCGACGTCGTCACACTGCTCCACACCGAGCGCAAGGACCTGCTCCCGCACGTGAAGGGCGGCACCGAGGAGACCACGACCGGGGTGATCCGGCTGCGCGCGATGGCGGCGGAAGGCATCCTCGCCTATCCGATCGTCGCGGTGAACGAAGCGCACACCAAGCACATGTTCGACAACCAGTACGGCACCGGTCAGTCGGCGGTCGACGGCATCCTGCGCGCGACGAACATCCTGCTCGCGGGGAAGACGGTCGTCGTGGCCGGGTACGGCTGGGTCGGCCGTGGCGTCGCATCTCGGTTCCGCGGGATGGGCTCGATCGTCATCATCGTCGAGGTCGACCCGCTGCGTGGGCTTGAAGCGGCGATGGACGGCTACCAGGTCATGCCGATCGCCGAGGCCGCCCGCCGTGGCGATCTCTTCATCACCTGCACCGGCAATGTGAACGTCATCGCGGCGAAGCATTTCCCGACGATGAAGGACGGCGCGATCCTCGCGAACGCCGGGCACTTCAACGACGAGATCGAGCTCGCCGCGCTCGAGAAGCTCGCCCGCTCGAAGCGGGAGATCCGTCGCTTCGTCGAGGAATACGACCTCGGTGAACGGAAGCTCTTCGTGCTCGGCGAGGGCCGCCTGGTGAACCATGTCGCAGCGGAGGCCAACCCGGCGGCGGTGATGGACATGTCCTTCGCGAACCAGGCACTCGCGATCGAATACCTCATCAAGAACGCGGGAGCTCTTCCCCCGCAGGTC
It includes:
- a CDS encoding GNAT family N-acetyltransferase; this encodes MTAAPLLPEIRLEDQPSAESARAFFQRDRLMSAYALADIDAAEIEKARWWTATRGDVVVACALVVEALPFRPCFATGESEALVTIFRDGIREPRIVVATPPSGRLAVESVYRFERVEKMHRMAVSVATFRPRVTHGVTRLGPQHLDDVIDLYGHASRTYFTEARLEREIYFGVYIGSTLVSAAGTHVRSRLSNIAAVGNVLTRIAYRDRGMATTVTSAVTEAALEQHRDVVLNVRQDNAPAIAVYDRLGYHVHGPFIEGPAVRRSAWDRILGRMK
- a CDS encoding histidine phosphatase family protein, with translation MTKPVTFYLVRHGESEFNAARRFAGRTDSPLTELGRRQAVAVAEALSHVRFDRIVSSPLSRCRDTALVIARGQQLPVDLEPDLVEIDVGEKTGTPFDEVAGLPGYEDGFVAWPRGETLEQVLSRAHGVITRVAAQSAGQRVLIVGHGGVTRILMSHFLGLLPRLDKSPATNTNVSVVVSDGFTHRVERLFTDAHLV
- the ahcY gene encoding adenosylhomocysteinase produces the protein MTTTTTPRHDVVDIGLAEIGSRRVEWAGREMPVLAGIAKRMAKERPFAGLRIAACLHVTTETANLAIALRDAGASVALCASNPLSTQDDAAAALVANEGIAVFARKGEDRDTYFRHINAVLETKPQITMDDGADVVTLLHTERKDLLPHVKGGTEETTTGVIRLRAMAAEGILAYPIVAVNEAHTKHMFDNQYGTGQSAVDGILRATNILLAGKTVVVAGYGWVGRGVASRFRGMGSIVIIVEVDPLRGLEAAMDGYQVMPIAEAARRGDLFITCTGNVNVIAAKHFPTMKDGAILANAGHFNDEIELAALEKLARSKREIRRFVEEYDLGERKLFVLGEGRLVNHVAAEANPAAVMDMSFANQALAIEYLIKNAGALPPQVYPVPRELDEEISRTKLEAMGMRIDKMTDEQAIYAKSWKAGT
- a CDS encoding adenine phosphoribosyltransferase, whose protein sequence is MPVTAKDLASRIRDIPDFPKPGILFKDITTLLKDGDSFKAAVDGLMERIGTRDVDVVVGMESRGFIFGAPIAYNLGVGFVPVRKLGKLPADVVSVEYDLEYGSATLEMHRDAIKPGAKVLIIDDLLATGGTVAGTIELVKQLKGEIVALAFLIELVALKGRNKLAGYDIVTLIQA